The region GGGAGTAGCTCAGTTGGTAGAGCGCAACCTTGCCAAGGTTGAGGTCGAGAGTTCGAGACTCTTCTCCCGCTCCAGTTTTCTGGATCGTGTCATAGGTAAAAACAGCGAATGCAGTAAAAAGTAGTACTGGCGATGTAGTAGAGCTTCTGATACAATGTTGTCCACTGCGGGAGTAGCTCAGTTGGTAGAGCGCAACCTTGCCAAGGTTGAGGTCGAGAGTTCGAGACTCTTCTCCCGCTCCAGTGAAAACTGGATCAGCAGTCAAGCAGCACTAGTAAACAGTAACAAAAGGCAGTAAAATAGCGGTTCGTATGCGGGAGTAGCTCAGTTGGTAGAGCGCAACCTTGCCAAGGTTGAGGTCGAGAGTTCGAGACTCTTCTCCCGCTCCAGCGATAGCTGTAGCAGTAAAGTAAGAATAGTAGTGTAGTGGCAGAAAATAGAAGCTCCAATGCGGGAGTAGCTCAGTTGGTAGAGCGCAACCTTGCCAAGGTTGAGGTCGAGAGTTCGAGACTCTTCTCCCGCTCCAGAATTCTAAGGGGAAGCTAAGCTGGCTTCCTTTTTTTATCCGCCGCCATGCGCGGCGCGATTAGGCGGTAACCAAGCTCCAATGCGGGAGTAGCTCAGTTGGTAGAGCGCAACCTTGCCAAGGTTGAGGTCGAGAGTTCGAGACTCTTCTCCCGCTCCAGAATTCTAAGGGGAAGCTAAGCTGGCTTCCTTTTTTTATCCGCCGCCATGCGCGGCGCGATTAGGCGGTAACCAAGCTCCAATGCGGGAGTAGCTCAGTTGGTAGAGCGCAACCTTGCCAAGGTTGAGGTCGAGAGTTCGAGACTCTTCTCCCGCTCCAGTTTTCAAGGTGTGCCGGAAGGCGCATCCAAGCAGTTCCTCTGGCGAGGTAGCAAAGAGGTTATGCAGCGGCCTGCAAAGCCGTTTAGACGGGTTCGATTCCCGTCCTCGCCTCCAGATGCAGCGCATAAAAACCATGCGCAGGTAAAAAAAGCCCACTTCGGTGGGCTTTTTTTTTGCCTGTAGCACAGGGCGGTTATCGGCGTCTGTTTCCCGCCTGGCCGCTTTTCGCGGCCAGGTCCATGCAATGCAGGGAATTTCATGTCCCGATTAATTGCAAGGGCAGCCTTAATTAAATAAATGGTTTATGTTTATTTAATTTGCGGGAAATGACTAGCTGACAGTAATCTGTGGATCCCAATAAAAATAACCGTACAGGCTTTGCGTCTGGCCATCGTCATTCAGGCTATATAAGGCAATATAAACGTAGAAATTTTCCGTGCCGGATCTGGATACCTGGGCCGTGAAATTGGAAAAATTGCGCGATTGCTGAATGGCCGGCAAACCATTCGACGAATCCGTATTCGGCACGGCCGCATTTCTCCGGGTGATGGTGTTGGAGACAAAGTTATTGAAGACCTTGTCGCCATTCCAGTAATTGATGCCATAGACAATGACGGCCGAATCGGCGTTGTCATAGATGGAGGCGCCGGTGAACGAGACGAAGTCGCCCACATTGGCCCTGAAACTCAGGTCGGCGGTGCCTTGCCCTTTATTGATGCCGCGCGGATCGGTGGCAATCATGTACTGGCTGGTATGCACCAGGCCCACAGGCTTGGTCTGGTCGGGACTCGTCTGACGCGGATGCTGGGCCATGATCAGATCGGTGTCTATTACAACGAGAATGTTGATTGTAATATTACTGGCATTCAATTGCACGTCGGACATAAATCCTCCTGAGTTTTCCTACTCGTCTGGCTTTTCGGATGCGCCCCGTTTTTTAATGTGGTAAGCAGTCTCCACCACTGCTGTGTAGAGTAGTGGGAAAAAATGCATAAAAACTCTCCAATTGAAACGGCGGGATAATATTTAAAATATTCCATTTATAATATTTTCATTTTGAAAATGCGGTGGCTGGAAACATCATCTGTTACCGCTTCCCGTCCGGCGCCTCCCGATCTGGCGGCGCGCGGGCGCCGGGACGGCGATACGCGTATTTGTCCAGGGCGACGAGATTGCTCCTCGAGCTGTCGCGGGCAGGGCAGGAGATGGCGCCACGATCCGCCCTGCCGCATCTTGTATAATGCCCGCAGGCTCAGCCGCGTCGCCAGGCGCGCTGATGGATTTTCCCCTTTCCCCCATACCCATGTAGTCACTGACGATTTCCCTTTTCGTTGGACCCCGGCGCGGCTTCCTTGCGCAGTCCGCCAGCATGGCTGCGCCTGCTGACTCCCCTTCAGCAGCGTATTTCTCTGTTCCGACCCTGGATTTGAATCAATGATCAACGCAACTTTTCGGGATGAGTGGTTCTCGAACATACAAAAAAATATGCTGGCGGGTCTGACCACCTCGTTTGCCCTGGTGCCCGAATGCATCGCCTTTGCCCTGGTGGCGCAGCTCAATCCCTTGATGGGCCTGTACGGCGCCTTCATCATCTGCGCGCTGACGGCCATCTTTGGCGGACGCCCTGGCATGATTTCGGGCGCCGCCGGTTCCATGGCCGTCGTCATCGTGGCGCTGGTGGCGCAGCACGGCGTGCAATATTTGCTGGCGACGGTGGTGCTCGGCGGCATCCTGATGGCGCTGTTCGGTATCTTGCGCCTGGGTAAACTGATCCGCATGGTGCCGCACCCGGTGATGCTGGGCTTTGTGAACGGCCTGGCCATCATCATCGCCATGGCCCAGCTGGAACACTTTCGCCAGGCCACGCCGCAAGGCGAGCAATGGCTGCACGGCGCGTCCTTGTTCGTGATGGGCGCGCTGGTGGCGCTGACCATGGCCATCGTGTACGTGCTGCCGCGCCTGACAAAAGCCGTGCCGCCGGCGCTGGTGGCCATCCTCGGCGTTGGCGTGCTCAGCTATAGTTTGCATCTGCCGACGCGCACCCTGGGCGACCTCGCGCATATCGCCGGCGGCTTGCCGGCCCTGCATTTCCCCACCGTGCCGCTGGACATGGCTACCTTGCACGTGATCTTCCCGTACGCGGCCCTGATGGCCCTGGTGGGCTTGCTGGAAACCTTGCTCACCTTTAACCTGACCGACGACATCACGCAAACGAAGGGCCAGCCGAACCGCGAATGCATCGCGCTGGGCGCGTCGAACGTCGTCTCGGGCCTGTTTGGCGGCATGGGCGGCTGCGCCATGATCGGGCAGACGATGATCAACCTGAGTTCCGGCGGCCGTTCGCGCCTGTCGGGCGTCACGGCCGGCGTGATGATTTTATTGTTCATCCTGTTCCTGTCGCCGCTGATCGAACGCATTCCGCTGGCCGCCCTAGTGGGCGTGATGTTCGTCGTGGCGCAGCAGACGTTTGCCTGGGGTTCGCTGCGCGTGCTGGGCAAGGTGCCGCGGCACGATGCGCTGGTGATCGTCGCCGTCACCATCATCACGGTGTTGACGGACCTGGCGACGGCCGTGCTGTGCGGCATCGTCATTGCCGCCTTGAGTTTTGCCTGGCAACATGCACGCGAGATGCGCGCCGACATCGATGACAGCACGCCGGGTGTGCGCGTGTACGCACCGCATGGCACCCTGTTTTTCGCTTCGACGACGCATTTCCAGGAGCTGTTCCAGAGTGCGACGGACCCGCTGCGCATCATCCTCGACTGC is a window of Janthinobacterium sp. 1_2014MBL_MicDiv DNA encoding:
- a CDS encoding SulP family inorganic anion transporter; this translates as MLAGLTTSFALVPECIAFALVAQLNPLMGLYGAFIICALTAIFGGRPGMISGAAGSMAVVIVALVAQHGVQYLLATVVLGGILMALFGILRLGKLIRMVPHPVMLGFVNGLAIIIAMAQLEHFRQATPQGEQWLHGASLFVMGALVALTMAIVYVLPRLTKAVPPALVAILGVGVLSYSLHLPTRTLGDLAHIAGGLPALHFPTVPLDMATLHVIFPYAALMALVGLLETLLTFNLTDDITQTKGQPNRECIALGASNVVSGLFGGMGGCAMIGQTMINLSSGGRSRLSGVTAGVMILLFILFLSPLIERIPLAALVGVMFVVAQQTFAWGSLRVLGKVPRHDALVIVAVTIITVLTDLATAVLCGIVIAALSFAWQHAREMRADIDDSTPGVRVYAPHGTLFFASTTHFQELFQSATDPLRIILDCRHLHMADHSAIAAIEALYERYGKAGKHVQVTHLSGRNQALLQRAGVDVSVA
- a CDS encoding inclusion body family protein; translated protein: MSDVQLNASNITINILVVIDTDLIMAQHPRQTSPDQTKPVGLVHTSQYMIATDPRGINKGQGTADLSFRANVGDFVSFTGASIYDNADSAVIVYGINYWNGDKVFNNFVSNTITRRNAAVPNTDSSNGLPAIQQSRNFSNFTAQVSRSGTENFYVYIALYSLNDDGQTQSLYGYFYWDPQITVS